Proteins encoded by one window of Thermococcus sp.:
- the cbiQ gene encoding cobalt ECF transporter T component CbiQ, with amino-acid sequence MTMGFLEDTAREVMEFTTEAVFSERYARRGGLLQRIDPRLKIVCLVVLVATVVSLQDIRVVIAFYFFALALAILSKLPALEFTRRVWVFIPIFTGIITIPSIFMIPGETAFKLLGLVATWEGIHWGVLFTLRVATAVSYAILFTMTSRWNEIVSALASFKVPGMVITITTLTYRYIFLLAKLLLDAMHARRARLTGELGMVESWKEAGKHIGATFIKANALGEELYYAMLSRGYVNEVQPLGEFRFERLDYAFLALTALIVVLTVTFTRGLL; translated from the coding sequence ATGACAATGGGCTTCCTTGAAGATACTGCGAGAGAGGTCATGGAATTCACGACGGAGGCCGTATTCTCTGAGAGATACGCCCGGAGAGGCGGCCTGTTGCAGAGAATTGACCCAAGGCTTAAAATTGTCTGCTTGGTTGTTTTAGTAGCAACGGTGGTCTCACTTCAGGATATTAGGGTTGTGATTGCCTTTTACTTCTTCGCGCTGGCTTTAGCGATTCTCTCAAAACTCCCTGCTCTCGAGTTTACCAGGAGGGTTTGGGTATTCATCCCAATATTTACGGGGATAATTACTATCCCATCAATTTTCATGATTCCCGGAGAAACTGCGTTTAAACTTCTTGGCCTCGTTGCGACATGGGAAGGGATTCACTGGGGGGTTCTTTTCACCCTGAGGGTTGCAACCGCCGTTTCTTACGCGATACTTTTCACGATGACGAGCAGATGGAACGAGATAGTGTCAGCGTTGGCATCATTCAAGGTTCCAGGCATGGTCATAACTATAACAACCCTTACGTATAGATACATCTTCCTCTTGGCAAAGCTCCTTCTCGATGCGATGCACGCGAGGCGTGCGAGATTGACCGGAGAGCTTGGCATGGTCGAGAGCTGGAAAGAAGCGGGAAAACATATAGGGGCAACGTTTATAAAGGCGAACGCCCTCGGGGAGGAACTCTACTACGCCATGCTCTCAAGGGGCTATGTCAACGAAGTTCAACCGCTCGGGGAGTTCAGGTTTGAGAGGCTCGATTACGCCTTCTTGGCGTTGACGGCCCTCATAGTTGTTCTAACGGTGACTTTCACGAGGGGGTTGTTATGA